GTAGTACGAGATAATTGATGGGTTCTCTGTGTTTAACTTTGGGTTCAGAAAATGGGcagatgggagagagagagagtgaggttagtGTCTTGGTCTTTGGTTGCTATGAAGTACTGTCTGTTTTGTGTAAGAGAGTTGTAATATCTGTCCGGCTTGTGTGGATTAATTAAGAAGTTGGGTCGGTTTTTTTCTAAACAGTTATAATTAGCGAGCGAGGTGATCTGAGTGTGGCTGTGTCTGAGTGAATTTTAACTTACGTACAGTCGCAGAGACACAGAGGCACATGGGTATAACGTGTATGATATGTCTCCATCTGTTTTTCTTCAAAGATTCACTAATAGTAAGccaaaagtagaaaaaaaatttaagggcATTTTCTCAGCTTTACATAGGTTTCTTTAAATTAGggttgtttgaaaattttatgctTACCATATATATATCACCGTTTCTCTTTCTGTTACTGTTTTTTCTcgactttattttcctttgtcagttttattatttaaaagagaaataaaagttAGATCATGTAAGTAtggcataattatttttaaaaaaaataaataaatatgatatttttgtaaaaaaattaattttttaataataaattttatttttttaaaaataattatataatatttatacactccacaagtatataacattactctcaAAATACATCCGGCTAGTCTTCCGCAATTAGTGGTGGCCAAGCGTGTACCTAGAAAAATATCAGTATTCTTTGAACATGAACGGCTTTTGAAGGTCCAAACAAATCATGAATTGGGCCCAAGCTAGCACGTATACGTACGTACATCACAGAATGTTGTCAGGGTGTTTGAGCAAAATAAGAATATCATGTGGGACTGGGACCGGCTTTACAGTGTTGAATCGAAAACCACTAGTCCAACAACTACCTCActttttattccttccttgCTAGCTACGTACGTCAGTTTTATACCCTCTCTTAATTCATCGCGCGGAACCAGAGGAACTATATGATAAACTGATGATCTGTTACATTAAATTATAGGCTAGATTCTTCACCATGTGTTTAATTCTCCTTTGTATCTTCTTAACACGGCATATTGAATACTGCCAgctggttttatttgttttccgAGATTTCATGCAATGTTATGCTTATAATTTTGGTGCGATTCCGAAATAAGTGAGGCAAAGAATAAGCAAGTGCTTTGAAATAACTAATTGCATGCTATATAAATTGTCACGTCCGtacaaatatataaactacCAAAAGATTAGCATTAATTCCAAACTATGTAAAGTTCAAATTATGTCTAAATCTAACGTTCGGAGACAGAGGAATTGGCCCAATAAAATGACAACGGAAGGCCCAGTGGTCCAAGCTTAGTGTCAAAAATAGCCTATCAAGTTTAAGCTGACGCCATTATATATCACcctttcacaaaaaaaaaaacgccaTTATATCACCAGTACttatctacaatttttttatgaaaaaaaaatgtagattttaattataataattttttctaataagtTTTTTCAAAGTgtagatcaattttttttaaaaggtatgTCTAATACATAGAatattcaattaaataatttttactaaaaatataaactcgATATCTCTATTATGACATCATATTGAATTGTCAATTAGCtagcttaaaaaattaaataaaaatatatatttaattatttaaattatatcactCTTAGTATTTTCGCTGTGGAAAGGGAAAGACCTACACCaaatatatgcatgcagcatgAATAAGTAATAAGTATTTTGTCTAATATAGAATAGAATATTATTCCATTCTGGTTAATAAGGAAGGCTTGTACGTGTCAACAACTGTCAACCACTAAGCCAATACTGCCACGTATCGGTCCCCGTCCAGCTTTTGATCGTAGTATATCTaatagtatttaaatattaaattaaattgagttaatataataaaatattattataatattattttttaatattattattattttaaaatttaaaaaaattataacaatgaattaaaaccaattaaaatgaatttagaatatagtactaaataataaataatttaagcaATAatgttaagaaataaataataaaataactcgGCTACAGCCCATTGGGCTTGGGGTTGGGTTTAGGGTCAGGCTAAGGTTAGGTCATTGAGCGACTTACGGGAGTCAACTCGCGCAACTACGTCACCCCGTGCAGGATAGGAGTCATGGCTTGACAGCGTAGTCACTTCGACGTGGCGGATGATCGTTGGGTATAAATaattgagaaaagatatttataattataaattcagCATTCGTCACGTAATAATATTGAAAcaagttaataaaatatgtgattaatataaaaatatatatattttttaataatatattttatttttcttaaaatgattATGCGATATATAAACTTTATGATTATAGGTAGAATTAGTGTagatagttatatattattgggTTGTGTCGCGAGTGCGTGGTATGCTACGTTGACCCGCGTTATTCAAATAGCAATTGCGAAAGACCGGCCACGCGTCGTGTGAACTGAGATGcacttttcttttaataatgctacatgcacttttttttttttttttttttagtttgaacTGAGATTCTTcataggaaaatgataatatgaATGCTAAATATGCTCTGtccattcatatatttttttattttttattttttcttaatagttaagaaagtaactattaataattttttatttttttcttaatagttaaggatatttaaaaaaattaaaaattaaaaaattatatatattaatatacacatTTGATAGTCATCATAACAATAtcctttttcatataaatcctaAGCTTGCTTCACTTTTTTGTGCAATTTATAActgttcaaatttttattttttacttttgtaacAGTCGGGCAGAAGGCCCCGTTAAATCTAACAAGGATTTGTGTTAGGTGTAAAATAGATTAAGCCCACCGTGTAACCATCATCAAAGGAATGGAGAGaatgaagagaaaatatatataagagctgTAAGAGGTGAAAGTAAAGAAAAGTAAGTTACacatataaaaggaaaatataacaATGACATAAAATCGACAAGAGATCAAATACTCCTAAGAGGCCTCGATTTAAGGagatttttctatatataccTCGACAGCTCTTGGGCAGGTTTTTCTACCTTCATCTTAAGGATTCTAGAGATATCAACTTTTTTCCTCTAGACAAGAGGATCTTCAACTTCtattatattgagaaatatgTGAGATCATTAGAGATTGCACAAATCGCTAAGCATAGTAGATTTATCCTTTAAACACCCATTGGATGTAAGCTTATGCCGAACGATATAAATCAGTGTATCTCTAtctcatttatattatatttattgctTATTTTCATAGAAGAAAGCAAGGCCATTGCAAAGCCGCTCAAGCCACTACCAACTAGTCAAATCACGACACTGGGACTCCTCCCTTCAAAGCATGTACCGAAAAATGCATATGAGTGGATATATGCTCGTGTGCACgtttatatacataaataaaatcattgtcCATGTTCGAATTTTTTACCCAACATATATTACTTTCTTATGTTGGGTGGTGTGTAGAGTCTGATTTCTAAGTAGAAAATCGAGAAacaaagagttcgctcgacCTAGCGCTTGAGCGAATCTCAACCCGTCAGTTTGCTTTAGGTGCGCTTGATAGTCGGCTCGAGTGAAGCTCAACACTTGAGTTTGCTTGAGTATTGCGCAACAGTGAGCTCGACTGAGATACAAACCCATGTATTCGCTCGAACTGTGCTCGACACATCActcgagccaatgttgattGGTTGTTCACTCGATGCGCACTTGACATGCCGCTGGAGCGAATGACCCAGTTTTTCCAGATTATGGTTTTTAGCgctgtttttatttatatgtcttattttgaatttattgtaTACGATTTTCAGCAACTTTcagtgagggaaaaaaaaaatcaaagtgtgaGTGCATATTATGTGAGACAGAGAAAGTCCTaaagagtgtgagttgagattgagtgattatagtctcttataattaataaaatttatgcagCTCAGTAGACGTAGGCACGTTTATGAGTAGGGGCAAGAGGTACATAGAAGAGATTGGTAAGTTCTCAGGTTTGGGATCGACCATGAACGTTGATAATTGGGGCAGAAGATATGACaggttaagtttcaagaataggAGCATGACGAGATCTGGGCAACAGATCATATACTAGAGTTGTGGCAAGCCATGCCACATCAAGAGAGACTGTCATAATCAAGAAAGTACTAAGAATGACGTTGTGAATGCAGTGGTTAAAGAAACATATGATGCCTTAATTCTTACAGTGCATAGTTtgattgatgattgggtgttggattcagAGACTTCGATCCATAGAATCTAACATCGAGAGATCATGTAGAATTATGTTgcttgtgattttaaaaatatatatgtggcTTATGGAGAGGCACTGGATGTAATGGGAGTGAGTAATCGacacatcacacttccaaacaagGGCATGTGGATTTTATAGCAAGTCAGACATGTTCTAGGTCTGAAGAAAAATTTGATCTTTGTGGGATAGCTGGATAGCAGAGGTAATGTAGTAGCGTTATTTGGAGGAGTGTAGAATATCACTAAGGGTGCGCCGGTTTTGGCTcatggtaagagatctaactctttgtatttaatattagagTCCAATTATGTGCATGGAAATACATGAGTGAATAAAGCAAGCTTAATTGCGTGAAACATATGAGGAAGCAAAATAGAGTCAGTTTGATGTTCCTCGTGTAAGCATAGAGAAGTTGGCAAAGGTTGCCAGGATCAGTTCGAGATCGGACACTTCTATTGCAGTGAGAGTTGTGAGTCGTCCAGTGAATGTGCTAACTAAGGGCGATATACATGAGATACTGAAGTTGGGCTCGATTTCAGTGCTTTTGGCTCGAATACGGGAGCTGTGAGCTGCAGAGGTAGTAAGGCTTGGCTGGAAACACTGTATGGCATGTAGAGAATCAGTCTCCAAGTGAGAGGTTGAATGTGGAGCCTGATTTACGAGCAAAAAATCAAGAAACATAGAATTTTGCTCGACTGTCGCTCAACCTGGCGCTCAAGTGAAGCTCAACCTGTGATTTCGATCGAGGTGCGCTCGATAGTGGGTTCTAGCGAAGCTCAACCCTTGGATTTGCTCGAATCTCGTGTGACAGTCAactcgagcgagacacaaattCTAGCGTTCGCTCGAGCTGCTTTCGATAcaccgctcgagccaatgttgattGGTTGTTTCCTTAAGGCAATCTCAACACATCGCTCTAACGAATGACCTAATTTTTTCTAGATTAAGGTTTCCAATAATCCAATGCCATTTCTATTTATATGTCATATATTTGACTTTATTGTGTACAATTTTCAATAGTTTTTTGTGAGAGCAAAATAGTCAAAATGCGAACGTAtattgtgagagagaaaaaatcttAGAGAGtgtaagttgagattaaatgaTTATaatctcttttaattaattaaatttttacaaatttatagaCGTGgacatattttcaaatcacGTAAATTGTGTGTATCGTGTATTttgatcattatttttatttatttattattgttagtgTGTGTTCTAACAACATCTTAGAAAGAGGTCATCATGTTTGATTGCATTAGCAGACGTTGGTCAGCTTGTCATTGCCATTGTACGTGGATCTCACTTAGGAAGGGTGGTGGCGCCCATTTCCGTATACGTATGCGAAAGTGATCGTGGGACGGGCAGTTTTAGGAgcatttatacaaatataatgaaaattttTGCAATCAAGAGCACTCCTAATagataattcattttatcttttaaaatatattattaaaatttatttttttaattttatatactgatttttacaatatattgtacattaatttatctattttttattcatatcatttaaatattatactttttaatatttattattcatttaaaatattttctctaactatcaataatattttcatattttttaatatttacaatattttctcacatacaatctcatatcattatgttctattttaaatcaaactaaacattgattcaaaatataacaaaaaaaacaaagaaaaaattatttcttattttaaattacttataaaaaaaacatagaaaaaattgagaaatctAGCTCCAGTTTTCATTACAGTTTAGTGGAATCCCTAGCATATAAATCCAAATAGATAAGCAACTATGACCGGCCGATACCATTGAAACAAAATTagaataaagggaaaaaaaattcagaggagagaaaaataattaaaaatattttacatgtatgAACAGTAATCTATAAATATAGCGGGATTACTGGAGCTACTTGGAAAATAAAGATGGTTTACAACATCCATTAGATTCTTATTTTGATCAACAttcttcatatttaaaaaaaaaaaaaaaactctattttaaaACATCCATTAGGAATACTCTAAGAGATGACAGTAAATGAGTTTAAAAGCTTTGTTCTAGCAAAACTTCTTCAATCAACACTCCAATAAGCTTTGCCAACATGTTACTGTCATCAGTCATGGAATGCATGGCAGAATTTAATTTGAGCACTAATTTGACAAATTCCACCGTTATCAACTTAAACAAGTAATTATGTAAATCTACATTACATTTAAGTTATGTTACTTTGCGTTTACGACGAGATATGATCTCGGTTAGATTTCATTGGAACTTGATTAAACATTATGCAAATATGGAGTATCAGGAGTGAATTACAATGCATGCAAGAGGGAGTTGGTTTCAATTTCTCAAACATGTGGGGGTGGAGTTTGCATTTTACggttttttttctaatttacagtaatgataaatataatttttctttaaaataaatttaataatatgaattttaaatttaaccatatttaaaaaaatataggaaagttatcaatttttaaattgtaaatgaGTAATAATATACACAACAAATttaataactatattttaagtcgggaatatttttataaaataatattattttttaaaactattttataaaaatatctcttctttaaaatataaataaatataaatacagtAAAAATTATTGcaagaaagttattttttaaaatatcgtCTCTATTTTTTGATGCATTTGTATGTAATGGATGATAAAGtttttagatattatataagaaaagttatactcattatttttatattatatattatacatatattttttaattaaatatttaatatatggctaattaataaaaaaatttaattaattttaaaaaataaaataaatataaatataatatgtgatgaATATAAAGATTgatttggttatataaaattaaattatctcattttattttatataattattatatttttttaaaatttttatataaaatataagaaattatttaatttttaacaaaaattttcaattcgttTCAATAACAAAAAGACGTTGTTACGTTCACAGAGAATTTCTCTGCCgaacattacaacttttttttttaatttttttactttttccatAACAAAACTCATTGTACAAATTTCGACAGAGTGGGGGTGGCGAATAGCGCGAAGGACGATATGGGTTTCAGTTTCAGCTTCAGCTCCACGTCAGCAACCACTGCGTGTCCACTAAACAAGGTTCACCTTCTGATATTCCGTAAGCGTCAATCGACTCTGACATGTGGCCCCACACGTGTCCCAACCTCCCTTGTTACGTAGCCCCCTTTCATTTCCTAACAAGAGCAATCAAAATAAAGTGAGGACCCCACTGCTTTTTCTACATTCTCCAAACCGTCGAAGATGCGGGTGTTTCTGTACTCGCGGTTTAAGGGGGGAATCCCAACACGAATCTCGCTTCCACGATCACGCCACGTTGTGATGTCCTCTGGGGCAATTGTTTTTCCTCAGGAGGAAAAATGTTTCGCGTGTGGGACTCTAGAAGGCAGAGAAAGATTAGGCGGTATGTTGAGGACCACAATCCACATGCGTGTCCGAAAATAAGGGTGGGTTCGACCTTGCCTGTTGGAATTAGATTGGGCCACGTGTCGAATCTACGAAAAGGTTATGCACGTGGTGATTTTTGGAAGGACAGACGGAGATGGACGGTAGAGATGATATCTATAGCATTCAGTACTTTGACGTAATACCAGCTATACGTGTCCGATCCCTGCCCATGACGGTGGGGGGCAGCTGCCCCTTACTACTGTGGCCCCCAGGTGGTATTGGGGCTCTTCAGCTAAAGGCCAAGGCGGAAGCCATTTTTAAACGTTCCTCCAGAGCGTGTTCAAAATCCTCCTCCTTTTGTCCCTCGCTAGCTTTTGTTTACAGAGGCCATAATTGCTACtcttctactttttcttcttcttatataaatatttctaatttcaattgCGCGGTTTCAAATTGAGCGGAACAACGAGAAGAGTGAGATTTACTACTTGAGAATTGTGCGACTGCGTCAATTGATTAATAGCTTCATAGAATTTTAATGGCTGGGATTTGCTGCGGAGTTGTTGGAGAGGTAGAGGCATCGTCTGCAATTGAGCCGAGCTCACGTGCTTCTAGGCGCCGGAGACTGGAGCTCCTGCCGCTAAAATTAATCGCCGATGTGGCCGTACCACCGGCTCTGGAGAATGGTCGGAAACGCCAGAAGATCGATCCATGCCCTCCGTCTTCACCACCGCGCGATTTCGAAAACGCAGTCAAAACTTGCGTGTCCAACCAAGTGGAAGCCAATGAGGAAAACGAAGAATCGAAGCCGAAAAATGAAGCGGGGAGTTCAGGTGAAAGTTCCTCGCCCGCGGAGGAAGTGCAGGATTACTTGAAGTTCGGCGTGACCTCTGTTTGTGGAAGGAGAAGAGACATGGAGGACGCCGTTTCGGTTCACCCTTTGTTTTGTCCCGAAAAGAGTCAGAGTTCAAACGGATTTCATTTCTTCGGCGTGTTTGATGGGCATGGTTGCTCTCATGTAAATGCTCGCATCTCTTGTCCTTTCTTTCACTTAATCGTTAATTTTTGGATCtaaaaaattccattttttctctAGGTTGCGGCCAAGTGTAGGGATCGGTTGCATGATATAATGAAGGAAGAGGTGGAAGGCGAAGGAGAAGCTGTGGAATGGAAGGGCACGATGGAGAGGAGCTTTAATCGGATGGACAAGGAGGTGCAAGATTTGAGTGGCTCTGGGAGTAGCAGCTGTAGGTGTGACCTCCAGACTCCGCAGTGCGACGCCGTCGGATCTACTGCCGTTGTAGCTGTAGTGACGCCGGAGAAGATCATAGTCTCCAACTGCGGTGATTCTCGCGCCGTACTTTGTCGTAACGACGTCGTGACCCCGCTCTCGTCCGATCATAAGGTGAGAAAATCTCACCAAAAACAAGTGGAAAAAGTATCTAATTTGAGATcactgaaaatattttctcatgcCTGCGTTCGAGAGAAATCTCCGGTACGGCAAAACGGAAACAGTTTTGTTGTAAGCGCTTTCGACGCGTCCTTTCACGTGCGAATCACTTGGGTCGAAAGTGTGATAGTGTAGGCCCCCCACTAGTTAGGCGTGAGACATGTGGGTCTCACTCGCCCTTTCTAGGTTCGCTTTACTAGTAATCTGTTGTGTGCGCTTGTTAATCACGCTCCGGGTTTCTCCCTCGTAATATTTGCCTGCTATGCTTACCTGCAGCCTGACCGACCCGATGAATTGCTTCGGATCGAAGAAGCAGGAGGCCGCGTAATTTATTGGGACGGCCCTAGAGTTCTTGGAGTTCTGGCCATGTCCAGGGCAATAGGTATGCGGGCCGGACAAAGATTCTTTT
This window of the Juglans regia cultivar Chandler chromosome 12, Walnut 2.0, whole genome shotgun sequence genome carries:
- the LOC108983349 gene encoding protein phosphatase 2C 37-like, whose protein sequence is MAGICCGVVGEVEASSAIEPSSRASRRRRLELLPLKLIADVAVPPALENGRKRQKIDPCPPSSPPRDFENAVKTCVSNQVEANEENEESKPKNEAGSSGESSSPAEEVQDYLKFGVTSVCGRRRDMEDAVSVHPLFCPEKSQSSNGFHFFGVFDGHGCSHVAAKCRDRLHDIMKEEVEGEGEAVEWKGTMERSFNRMDKEVQDLSGSGSSSCRCDLQTPQCDAVGSTAVVAVVTPEKIIVSNCGDSRAVLCRNDVVTPLSSDHKPDRPDELLRIEEAGGRVIYWDGPRVLGVLAMSRAIGDDYLKPYVISEPEVTITDRREEDDCLILASDGLWDVVSNETACGVARMCLRAQKPPTPPGSPGSEEAVGVASSSQDKACSDASILLTKLALARNSTDNVSVVVVDLKRNHPTNCQ